From Cellulosimicrobium cellulans, the proteins below share one genomic window:
- the tmk gene encoding dTMP kinase has product MSAPGYFISFEGGDGVGKSTQSRLLGQWLGELTGREVVLTREPGGTELGKELRAAVLHGQDMDPRTEALIYAADRAHHVASLVRPALERGAVVVTDRYLDSSVAYQAGGRELGADEVELISRWAVQDLMPDVTILLDLDPAVAGARIRRQHDRLERAGAEFHRRTRDAFLARAAADPERWVVLDAAASVDDLQAQIRVDVAARLELTPVVEEAEDTVAADPDDGFDDTDSAIGYEPGAGDAAGPASGSGAA; this is encoded by the coding sequence GTGAGCGCACCCGGGTACTTCATCTCCTTCGAGGGCGGCGACGGCGTGGGCAAGTCCACCCAGTCGCGCCTGCTCGGGCAGTGGCTCGGCGAGCTCACGGGGCGCGAGGTCGTGCTGACGCGCGAGCCCGGCGGCACCGAGCTCGGCAAGGAGCTGCGCGCCGCGGTGCTCCACGGGCAGGACATGGACCCGCGCACGGAGGCCCTCATCTACGCCGCGGACCGCGCGCACCACGTCGCGAGCCTCGTGCGGCCCGCCCTCGAGCGCGGCGCGGTCGTCGTGACGGACCGCTACCTCGACTCCTCCGTCGCGTACCAGGCGGGCGGGCGCGAGCTCGGCGCGGACGAGGTCGAGCTCATCTCGCGCTGGGCCGTGCAGGACCTCATGCCGGACGTCACGATCCTGCTCGACCTGGACCCGGCCGTGGCCGGGGCGCGGATCCGCCGGCAGCACGACCGGCTGGAGCGCGCGGGGGCGGAGTTCCACCGCCGTACGCGCGACGCCTTCCTCGCGCGCGCCGCGGCGGACCCGGAGCGCTGGGTCGTGCTCGACGCCGCCGCCTCGGTCGACGACCTCCAGGCGCAGATCCGCGTCGACGTCGCGGCCCGGCTCGAGCTCACGCCGGTCGTGGAGGAGGCGGAGGACACCGTCGCCGCAGACCCGGACGACGGCTTCGACGACACGGACAGCGCGATCGGGTACGAGCCCGGCGCGGGGGACGCGGCGGGACCGGCGTCGGGGAGCGGGGCGGCATGA
- a CDS encoding MarR family winged helix-turn-helix transcriptional regulator: MAGDEFDGTVDGAVARGAGTLFADPLALEAQVCFALSAGARGMVALYRPLLEPLGITHPQYLVLLALWQDDATGTTSTVGDLAARLHLDAGTLSPLLKRLEALGYVRRSRSPDDGRQVRVTLTAEGRARRQDAEGIPPSIVAATGLSLDELAEVHAAASKVVTAALRAGVY, from the coding sequence ATGGCGGGTGACGAGTTCGACGGGACGGTCGACGGGGCGGTCGCGCGGGGCGCGGGCACGCTGTTCGCCGACCCCCTCGCGCTCGAGGCGCAGGTCTGCTTCGCGCTCTCCGCGGGCGCGCGCGGCATGGTCGCGCTGTACCGCCCCCTGCTCGAGCCGCTCGGCATCACGCACCCGCAGTACCTCGTGCTCCTCGCGCTCTGGCAGGACGACGCGACGGGGACCACCTCGACCGTCGGCGACCTCGCCGCGCGGCTGCACCTCGACGCCGGGACGCTGTCGCCGCTCCTCAAGCGGCTCGAGGCGCTCGGCTACGTGCGCCGGTCACGCTCGCCCGACGACGGTCGGCAGGTCCGCGTGACCCTGACCGCCGAGGGGCGCGCGCGCCGCCAGGACGCCGAGGGCATCCCGCCGTCGATCGTCGCGGCCACAGGGCTCAGCCTCGACGAGCTCGCCGAGGTCCACGCCGCGGCGTCGAAGGTCGTCACGGCCGCGCTGCGCGCCGGCGTCTACTGA
- a CDS encoding DNA polymerase III subunit delta', which produces MTVWDDVVGQEQAVEVLRAAATDPAAMTHAWLLTGPPGSGRSNAARAFAAALQCEQGGCGHCQACRTTLAGTHPDVTLVATELVTIAIKEVRDLVTVASRTPSQGRRRVIVVEDADRMAERTTNVLLKAIEEPAPHTVWILCAPSPQDVLVTIRSRCRGVVLRVPPVEAVAGLLVQRDGVDEHVALVAARAAQSHIGLARRLARDAGARDRRTSVLSLARRVRGVGDAVLAAGELVDLAQAEAKAATEERDAAEKAELLRALGVADGETLPPRLRSQLRDLEADQKRRATRHQRDVLDRAMVDLLSLYRDVLVVQLGAEVELVNVELAEAVRSLAEDSTPEQTVRRMDAIGVARERLEGNVAPLLAVEAMVIALRPQG; this is translated from the coding sequence ATGACCGTCTGGGACGACGTCGTCGGTCAGGAGCAGGCCGTCGAGGTGCTCCGAGCCGCCGCGACCGACCCTGCTGCGATGACGCACGCGTGGCTGCTCACCGGCCCGCCCGGCTCCGGCCGCTCGAACGCCGCGCGCGCGTTCGCCGCGGCGCTCCAGTGCGAGCAGGGCGGGTGCGGGCACTGCCAGGCGTGCCGCACGACGCTCGCCGGGACGCACCCGGACGTCACGCTCGTCGCGACCGAGCTCGTCACCATCGCGATCAAGGAGGTGCGCGACCTCGTGACGGTCGCGAGCCGCACGCCGTCGCAGGGGCGACGTCGCGTGATCGTCGTCGAGGACGCCGACCGCATGGCCGAGCGCACGACGAACGTGCTGCTCAAGGCGATCGAGGAGCCCGCCCCCCACACGGTGTGGATCCTCTGCGCGCCGAGCCCGCAGGACGTGCTCGTGACGATCCGCTCGCGGTGCCGTGGCGTCGTGCTGCGCGTGCCCCCGGTCGAGGCCGTGGCCGGGCTGCTGGTCCAGCGCGACGGCGTCGACGAGCACGTCGCGCTCGTCGCGGCCCGGGCTGCGCAGAGCCACATCGGGCTCGCGCGCCGGCTGGCCCGTGACGCGGGGGCGCGCGACCGGCGGACGTCCGTGCTCTCGCTCGCGCGCCGCGTCCGCGGGGTGGGCGACGCGGTGCTCGCGGCGGGGGAGCTCGTGGACCTCGCGCAGGCCGAGGCGAAGGCGGCGACCGAGGAGCGCGACGCGGCCGAGAAGGCGGAGCTGCTGCGCGCGCTCGGCGTCGCCGACGGCGAGACCCTCCCGCCGCGTCTGCGGTCCCAGCTCCGCGATCTCGAGGCCGACCAGAAGCGGCGCGCGACGCGGCACCAGCGCGACGTGCTCGACCGTGCGATGGTCGACCTGCTCTCCCTCTACCGCGACGTGCTCGTCGTGCAGCTCGGGGCGGAGGTCGAGCTCGTCAACGTCGAGCTGGCCGAGGCGGTGCGCTCGCTCGCCGAGGACTCCACGCCGGAGCAGACCGTGCGGCGGATGGACGCGATCGGTGTCGCGCGCGAGCGGCTCGAGGGCAACGTCGCGCCGCTGCTCGCGGTCGAGGCGATGGTCATCGCGCTGCGTCCCCAGGGCTGA
- a CDS encoding SHOCT domain-containing protein encodes MDFWDFFWLLVWSFFFIAYLIVLFQIIADLFRDRELSGWWKAVWIIFLIFLPILTSLVYLIARGRGMAERQAAAVVQAKQDTDAYIRQVATTSPAEQITHAKSLLDSGAITPEEFAQLKAKALA; translated from the coding sequence GTGGACTTCTGGGACTTCTTCTGGCTCCTCGTCTGGAGCTTCTTCTTCATCGCCTACCTCATCGTGCTCTTCCAGATCATCGCGGACCTGTTCCGTGACCGTGAGCTCTCGGGCTGGTGGAAGGCCGTGTGGATCATCTTCCTCATCTTCCTGCCGATCCTGACGTCGCTCGTCTACCTCATCGCCCGCGGGCGCGGGATGGCGGAGCGGCAGGCGGCGGCTGTCGTCCAGGCGAAGCAGGACACCGACGCGTACATCCGCCAGGTCGCGACCACGTCGCCGGCCGAGCAGATCACGCACGCCAAGTCGCTCCTCGACTCCGGGGCGATCACGCCCGAGGAGTTCGCACAGCTCAAGGCGAAGGCGCTCGCCTGA
- a CDS encoding NAD-dependent epimerase/dehydratase family protein, translating to MQVLLTGGTGFVGSAVLRELRGRGHEVTALVRSEASAAAVADAGATPVQVDAYDADALVAVLDRADGAVHAAAPGDGTSETLDRTVVEAVTRAFGGTTKPFVHTSGVWKWGSGAAAESSPTDPPAIVAWRVAVEELLLASDVVASVVAPGVVYGDGRGIPALVSGAPRVDGPEGTGLALVGDGAQHWSVVHVDDLAVLYALALEQGARGHLLGTTAEHPTVRALAEAASRAAGLGGVVVPQSVEATRERFGAPFADALLLDQETRAVRSAELGWNPVREPLLVELESGSYAPEAAARA from the coding sequence ATGCAGGTGCTGCTCACCGGGGGGACCGGGTTCGTCGGGTCGGCCGTGCTGCGCGAGCTGCGCGGCCGCGGGCACGAGGTGACCGCGCTCGTGCGCTCCGAGGCGTCCGCCGCGGCCGTCGCCGACGCCGGGGCGACCCCCGTCCAGGTGGACGCGTACGACGCGGACGCGCTCGTCGCCGTCCTCGACCGCGCGGACGGCGCGGTCCACGCCGCCGCGCCCGGCGACGGGACGAGCGAGACCCTCGACCGCACGGTCGTCGAGGCGGTCACGCGTGCGTTCGGCGGGACGACCAAGCCGTTCGTGCACACGAGCGGGGTGTGGAAGTGGGGCAGCGGCGCGGCCGCGGAGAGCTCGCCGACCGACCCGCCCGCGATCGTCGCGTGGCGCGTCGCCGTGGAGGAGCTGCTGCTCGCCTCGGACGTCGTGGCGTCGGTCGTCGCGCCGGGCGTCGTCTACGGGGACGGACGCGGGATCCCCGCGCTCGTGTCGGGCGCGCCGCGCGTGGACGGCCCGGAGGGCACGGGCCTCGCGCTCGTGGGCGACGGGGCGCAGCACTGGTCGGTCGTGCACGTCGACGACCTCGCGGTGCTCTACGCGCTCGCGCTGGAGCAGGGAGCGCGCGGCCACCTGCTCGGGACGACGGCGGAGCACCCGACGGTCCGGGCCCTCGCCGAGGCGGCGAGCCGGGCAGCGGGGCTGGGCGGCGTCGTCGTGCCGCAGTCGGTGGAGGCGACGCGCGAGCGGTTCGGGGCACCGTTCGCGGACGCGTTGCTGCTGGACCAGGAGACGCGCGCCGTGCGCTCGGCCGAGCTCGGGTGGAACCCGGTCCGGGAGCCGTTGCTCGTGGAGCTGGAGAGCGGCTCCTACGCGCCCGAGGCCGCGGCGCGCGCCTGA
- a CDS encoding winged helix-turn-helix transcriptional regulator — protein MASRPRGTVAADVSQSGPRGGTDGGTGLGPDVFSADCPSRLVVERIGDKWTLLVFMALRRRVLRFGELRDLVGVVTPKVLTQTLRSLERDGLVQRTVHAEVPPRVEYALTDLGRSLLGPIDAIRAWSEENGERIAASRAAAVDRAGT, from the coding sequence ATGGCGAGCCGACCACGCGGCACCGTCGCCGCGGACGTCTCGCAGAGCGGACCACGCGGTGGGACAGACGGCGGGACGGGCCTCGGGCCCGACGTGTTCTCCGCCGACTGCCCGAGCCGACTCGTCGTCGAGCGCATCGGCGACAAGTGGACGCTCCTCGTCTTCATGGCCCTGCGTCGGCGCGTCCTGCGCTTCGGTGAGCTGCGCGACCTCGTCGGCGTCGTCACGCCCAAGGTCCTCACGCAGACGCTGCGCTCGCTCGAGCGCGACGGCCTGGTCCAGCGCACCGTCCACGCCGAGGTCCCGCCGCGCGTCGAGTACGCGCTCACCGACCTCGGTCGGTCGCTCCTGGGCCCCATCGACGCGATCCGCGCCTGGTCCGAGGAGAACGGCGAGCGCATCGCCGCGTCGCGGGCCGCCGCGGTCGACCGGGCCGGGACGTGA
- a CDS encoding MarR family winged helix-turn-helix transcriptional regulator, translated as MTLGAEPGAWLGILSEFPGRARWRDNDREFFWVRIVCALRNVLDGALSSCFVSAETKDPLELEAQLCFVLSVAARGLVALYRPHLEPLGMTHPQYLVMLALWQGARVSERATVTSLADRLRLDPATLSPLLKRLEGAGYLRRVRSTDDARVVEVLLTARGNEPRGAVEDLPSAIAAATGLGGDELDGALELASRMVAAVEEAGSA; from the coding sequence ATGACGCTAGGTGCCGAACCTGGGGCCTGGCTGGGAATCCTGTCGGAATTCCCTGGTCGTGCTCGGTGGCGCGACAATGATCGAGAATTCTTCTGGGTGCGAATTGTTTGTGCACTAAGAAATGTGCTCGACGGTGCGCTATCGTCCTGCTTCGTGAGCGCAGAGACGAAAGACCCGCTCGAGCTCGAGGCTCAGCTGTGTTTCGTCCTCTCGGTCGCGGCTCGGGGGCTGGTCGCGCTGTATCGTCCGCACCTCGAACCGCTCGGGATGACGCATCCGCAGTACCTCGTGATGCTCGCGCTGTGGCAGGGGGCCAGGGTGTCGGAACGTGCGACCGTGACGAGCCTCGCCGACCGGCTGCGGCTCGACCCGGCCACGCTCTCGCCGCTGCTCAAGCGGCTCGAGGGGGCGGGCTACCTGCGTCGGGTGCGTTCCACGGACGACGCGCGGGTCGTCGAGGTGCTGCTCACGGCGCGTGGCAACGAGCCCCGGGGCGCCGTGGAGGACCTGCCGTCCGCGATCGCCGCGGCGACGGGGCTCGGCGGGGACGAGCTCGACGGGGCGCTCGAGCTGGCGTCGAGGATGGTCGCTGCCGTCGAGGAGGCGGGGTCTGCGTAG
- a CDS encoding HAD-IA family hydrolase, translating to MPDLAPPRTLPTPGVAFAGRTFDAVLFDMDGTLIDSVPAVNRSWRRMASEHGLPDPDDFQIPHGTPARTLIATLLPADRVEAAFERIHELELEDTEGVTILPGTRAALATLPPDRQAIVTSCTRPLAAVRIAASGLAAPSVVVTADDVARGKPDPDPFLLGAERLGVDPARCLVVEDAPAGIAAARAAGCTTLAVTGTHSADELAAASPAPDALATGLAAVRFVVDPDGVRVTDA from the coding sequence ATGCCCGACCTCGCCCCGCCCCGCACCCTTCCCACGCCCGGCGTCGCGTTCGCCGGCCGCACGTTCGACGCCGTGCTGTTCGACATGGACGGCACGCTCATCGACTCCGTGCCGGCCGTGAACCGGAGCTGGCGCCGGATGGCGTCCGAGCACGGGCTCCCCGACCCCGACGACTTCCAGATCCCGCACGGCACGCCGGCACGGACCCTCATCGCGACCCTGCTGCCCGCCGACCGCGTGGAGGCCGCGTTCGAGCGCATCCACGAGCTCGAGCTCGAGGACACCGAGGGCGTGACGATCCTGCCCGGGACGCGCGCCGCGCTCGCCACGCTGCCGCCGGACCGGCAGGCGATCGTCACCTCGTGCACGCGCCCTCTGGCGGCGGTCCGGATCGCGGCGTCGGGCCTGGCCGCACCGTCCGTCGTCGTGACGGCCGACGACGTCGCGCGCGGCAAGCCCGACCCGGACCCGTTCCTGCTCGGCGCGGAGCGCCTCGGCGTGGACCCGGCGCGCTGCCTCGTCGTCGAGGACGCCCCGGCGGGGATCGCCGCGGCGCGTGCCGCGGGCTGCACGACGCTCGCCGTGACCGGCACCCACTCGGCCGACGAGCTCGCGGCGGCGTCCCCGGCGCCGGACGCCCTGGCGACGGGCCTCGCGGCGGTCCGCTTCGTCGTGGACCCCGACGGCGTCCGCGTCACCGACGCCTGA